DNA sequence from the Fundidesulfovibrio magnetotacticus genome:
TTCATTATGGTAAGGTTTCTGGCATGGCATACCGGACTTGGCGCGCATGCGTCTGCTCCTGTCTTGGCCCGCTTTCTGCAAGCGAGCCTTTCCTGGCAGGTCCCGCGTTCTAGGCCAGGAGTCAAAGGCTCGTGAGGTTTTCCATCCGATGAAACGTCGCAATTTTCTTTCGTTTTGCGCCGCCGCGGGGGCATGCGCCGTCCTGCCCGGCATGTCGCTGGCCAACGTGGCGCGTCCTTTTCCCAAGGGGATGGTCACCTTCACCTTCGACGACGGCATCGTGAGCAACCACCGCTATGCCTTGCCCATCCTCAAGAGCAGGGGCCAGGTGGCCACGGCGGGCATCGTTGTCTCGCGCATGCTCTCGGGCAACGACGACTACATGAACGTGGAGCATGTGCGCGAGCTGGCCGCCAGCGGCTGGGAGATCGCCTCCCACAGCCTCACGCATTCGCGGCCCACCCAGATTCCCAAGACCCTGGCCCAGGAGCCCGTGAGCGGCTGGCATGTGGACGAGCGCGACCCCGCCCGTTACCAGACCCAGTACGAATACGAGCGCATCGCAGGCCTCTACCAGGACGGCAAGCCCCTCACCGAGGCCCCGAGCCTGGAGGCCATGGCCAGCTGCCAGGGCTGCTACTGGCTCGACAGGGCCATCGCCGAACTGCACGTGCGGCCCCTCAGAGGGGGCGACCCCTCCACGCTGGACATCCTGGCCGGCTCCTACCAGCGGGAGATGGAGCAGTCCAAGGCCATGCTCCTGGAGCTGGGCTTCGACGTGGACACCTACATCGCTCCCCACAACTACTGGACCGACGACGTGGAAGTCCTCTCGCGGCGCTCCTACGCCCGGGCCTGCACGGGGCGCGATTCGGACAACAGGCCCGGCACCTTCAACGCCCACGCCATCCGCCGCTTCATGGTGCACGAGAAGGACTCGGCCCAGGCCCTGGCGCGCATCATCACCGACCACAGCCTCGAACACGGCGGGTGGGTGGTCTTCTGTTTTCACGGCGTGGGCGACAAGACCGGCTGGGAGCCCTATCCCGCCGACAAGCTCGACCAGCTCAGCGCCTGGGTGGCCGAGCAGGGCATCCCCATGGTCACGGTGCGCGAGGGCGCCAAGGCCATGCAGGCCGCCCGGCAGAACGACACGAAGCAAAAAACCATCGCCAAGAAGGGTTCATAAGGATGCGTAAACTGAAGATCGCGGTCGGAGGCTATCTGGTCAGCTTTCCCCTCGGGGGCCAGGTGTGGATGTTCCTGCACTACCTCAAGGGACTTGAGCGGCTGGGCCATGAGGTGATCTTCGTGGAAGACACCGCCGAGTGGGCGCTACCCTTCGACCCCGTGAAAGGTTACGCCTCCGCCGACTCCGCCTACGGGCGCGGAGTGATCGGCCAGGCCTTCGAACGCCTCGGCCTGGGCGACCGCTGGGCCTACAGCACCATCTTCGAGGGCAAGCACTACGGCATGTCCCGCGAGGCCGTGGACGCCTTCTGCGAAAGCGCCGACCTCTTCCTGAACGTCTCGGGCGTGATCCCCCTGCGCGAATCCTTCATGAAGGCCAAGGTGCGCGCCATCATCGACACCGACCCCATCTTCACCCAGTCCAAGATCGCCGGGGACGACTGGACCAGGGACTACTTCAAGCGCCACGACGTGTTCTTCACCTGGGGCCGCAACATCCCCACCGGCTCCACCGGCGTGGAACTCTCCGGCATCGACTACATCCCCACCAACGTGCCCATCGTCCTGGACCTCTGGCCCAACGTGGAAGGCCCCGGCACCGGCTTCACCACCATCGGCAACTGGGACGCCCAGGGCCGCGACATCGTGCACGAGGGCAAGAAGCTCTCCTGGCGCAAGTGCGAAAAATACGAGCGCATCATCGACCTGCCCGGCAGGCTCCCCGGCGTGACGCTCGACCTGACCATGAGCGGCATGAAGGAAGACGCCAAGCGCTTCGCCGAGCACGGCTGGGTGGTGAAGAACGCCCTGGAGCTCTCCCGCGACATCTGGAACTACCACGACTACATCCTGGGCTCCACGGCCGAGTTCACCGTGGCCAAGGAGCAGAACATCCAGCTCAAGTCCGGCTGGTTCTCCGACCGCTCCGCCAGCTACCTGGCCTCGGGGCGTCCCGTCATCGTGGAGGACACGGGCTTCGGCACCTACCTGCCCGTGGGCGAGGGACTCGTCACCTTCGACGGCGTGGACAACGCCGCCTCGGCCATCGAGCACGTGCTCTCCGACTATCCCCGCCACCGCAAGGCCGCCCGGGCCATCGCGGAGGAGTATTTCGATTCCGACAAGGTGCTGGGGGACATCCTCACGGCCTGCGGCTTCTAGCTGCCCCATTGAGCGAACGCGCGGGCTGCCCGAGTCGGCGCACGACGCAGCGAGAACGCCCGGCAGGGAAACCCGCCGGGCGTTTTCGCGCGAGGCGCGCGGGCGTCGCGTCCCGGTGGGCGGAGGTCGGGCAGAGCAGGAGGTGGCGGCCGGGCGGGATGTCGGCGGCCGGGCGGGCAAGCCGACGCGGCCCGGCGGGCATGCCCCGGAAAAATCGGGCCATGTGCCCCGCGCCCCCTTCCCTCCGGAGAAAGCGGACTTATAGTGTGTTTACGGGCGAAGCGGCCCGGAATCCAGCGGAGGGGTGAGCGAAATAAGCCTACATTCCCATACGCCGCGCCAAGGGCGCGAAGAAGGATTCGCGAAAGCGCGTCACAAGAGCCACACCTGAAGGAAGGGGAGGCTGCCGGACGATCCGGCTCGTGCGCCAGCGAATCCTTCGCATTTTTCGAGCGGTCCCAGGGGCCGCTTTTTTTTTGCCCGTCGGCCCCTATCCCCTGTGCCCCTCCACCCAGCGGATCTCGCGCTCGATGGAATCCACCACGTCCTTTTCCTTGAGTTCCTCGGGGAGCACGTCGAAGGTGTAGGTCTCCACCTCCAGGGGCACGTGGCCGGGCACGCGGGGCAAAAAGCCCTCCAGGTAGTCCCGGGTGCTCAGGCAGCCGGGCAGCTCCCTCAGGAACACCGGCACGTGGAAGTGCACGCGCCAGCTCTCCACGCCTTCGGGGCGCGCGGCCAGGGCCTTGTCCAGGTCGTCGAAGCGCAGGATCGCGCCGTCCTCCAGGCGGGCCGCGCACTGGTGCAGGTAGACGGGCTCGTGGAAGCGCGCCAGGGGGGTCAGGTCCGGCCCGTCCAGGTGCAGGGCCGAGGAGACCTGCACGTGGCCGATCTCCAGGTCCGCGCGGGCCAGGGCGGCCAGGGTCTCGGCCGGGGCCTCGTACTGCAGGGCCTGGTGGCAGCAGTCCACGCAGGCGGTGAAGTGGGGGGCCAGCCCGGGGGAAAGCTCCAGACGGTCGCGCAGGGCCGCAAGCTGGGGGGTGGTCTCCACCAGGCAGCCGGGCTCTGGCTCCACGGCCAGGCGCACCGTGCGCCCGGTGCGCTGGGCCAGCTCCCGCAGGGCGCGCAGGGTCCCGCGCAATCCTTCCAGGGCCAGGGGCTCCTGGGCCGGGTCGAACCCGGCGCGGAAGCCCACGGGCACGGTGGACACCGAGCCCGTGTCGCCCTCGGGCAGCCACAGGGCCAGAAACTCCGCCAGACGCAGGGTGTAGGCAGCCCGTGCCGGGTCGCGCCAGTCGGGCAGGTAGACCTGCTCCTTCACGGGCGCGGCATGGAAGGTCCCGTAGGGAAAGCCGTTCACCGTGGAGACGCAGAGGCCGTGCTCCTCCATCCAGTCCCTGAAGCGCAGGGCTTCTGCGTGGTCCAGTTCGCGCGCCGCGCGCCCGGAGAGGCGCAGGCCCATGGGAAAGGGCGCGTCCGGGCTGAGCCGGTCCTTCACGCGCAGGGTGTGGGCCTGGAGGTTGGCGAAGGTTTCGGCCCAGGATTCGCCCGGATGGATGTTGGTGCAGTAGGTGACGGGCTGGCGGCTCACGCGAAACGCTCCCGCAGCTGGTCCGAGGCGCGGCGCATGAGCGCGAAGTCCACGGCGTTCACCTCCACCCGCGAGCCGATGCCCGTGAGCAGGCTCAGGAACAACCTGCCGCCCAGGTGCTCGCGGAAGGCCTCCAGGGCGGCCTCCATGTCCAGGCTGTCGAGGCCCGCGTGCCAGGGGGTGAAGCCCAGGGCGGGCAGGACCTCCAGGATGCGTTCCAGGTCGGCCTCCGGCAGGAGCCCGGCCAGCCGGGAATAAACGCTGTCCAGGGCCACGCCCACGGCCACGGCCTCGCCGTGCCCCAGGCTGCCGCCCGAGGCTTCCTCCAGGGCGTGGGCGCTCCAGTGGCCGAAGTCCAGGGGCCGGGAGGAGCCGAACTCGAAAGGGTCGCCGCTGGTGGCGATGTGCTCCAGGTGCAGTTCGGCGCAACGCTCGATGGAATGCTCGTAGGGGTCGGGCTCGAAGCGGCCCAGGGCGTCTCTTTGCACGTGCAGGCGGTCGAAGAAGGCCCTGTCCTTGATCAGGGCGATCTTCACGGCCTCGGCCAGGCCAGCGCGGCGTTCGCGCGCTGGCAGCCCGTCCAGGAAGGCGAAGTCGCTCAGCACGGCGAAGGGCGGGGCGAACGTGCCCAGGAAGTTCTTGCGGCCGAAGAAGTTCACGGCGTTCTTCACGCCCACGCCCGCGTCGTTCTGGGCCAGCGCCGTGGAAGGCATGCGGATCAAGCGCACGCCCCGGTGGGCCGTGGCGGCGGCGAACCCGGCCGCGTCCAGGAGCGCGCCGCCCCCGGCCACCAGCAGGAAGGACTGGCGGCACAGGCGCGCCGCGAAGATGTGCTCCAGCGTGGCGTGGAAGACCGAGAGGTCGTTCTTGGCCGCCTCGCCCCCGGGGAGCGCCAGGGGGGGCGCGACGTTCAACGCCCCGGGCCTGGCCCGCAGGTAGGCCTCCAGGCGCTCGGGCAGGTCCGGGAAGGCCCGGAGGAGCCCCTGGTCGAAGACGGCGGCCAGACGGTGCGGGCCGCCCGGGGCCAGGGCCAGGATGTCCGCCAGGGCGGGGTTTTCGGGGTCGAAAGCGTCGCGCGTGAAGACGACGGGGAACTCGTAGGGCACGGCCAGGGCCTGGCGGATGGTCTTGCTCATGACCGGAGGGTGTAGGCGCTGGGGCGCTTGGCCGTCAATCGGGAGGCTCGCGCGGGCAAAAAACGTACTCGCGTGCGTTGTGGAGCGCAAAAAGCGTACTTTCGGGGGGGTGATGTCTTGAGGATGACCGTGAAAGGCCGGTCTGCGGGTATTCATGCGTTGGCACGCCTGATGCTATAGACTGCATATTCGCGTCGGGCGTCCGGTGTGGATGGCCGAATGAGCGAAAATGCAACGCATCATGGAGAGAAATAAAATGAAACGCATCGTTTCCGTTGGTGTTCTTGGCGCTGTTCTGCTGACGGGATTCAGCGCTTTCGCATCGGACAAGGCCGATGCGGTCCAGGCCGCGAAACCTGCGCCGGTTTCGGCCCCGGCCCTGGAAGTCAAGAAGCCGGAGGCCCCCGCCGCGACCGCAGCCGCGTCTCCCGCCAAGGAGACGGCGCTCCCGGCCGCCAAGAACGGGACGCCCGCCAAGGCCGTGCACGCCAAGACCCCGGCCTCGCTGGAGAAGTCCGCCCATCCGGCCAAGCCCGAGGCCGTCAAGGCAGACCCCTCCGCCACGGCCGCCAAACCCGAGGCCAAGCCCGTCGCCAAGACGGACGTGAAGCCTGTGGCCGAGACGGCCAAACCCGATGCCAAGGCGGACGCCAAGGCCGACGTGAAACCGGTCGCCGAAGCGGCCAAGCCCGTCGCCAAGGCCGACGCAAAGCCCGAGACGGCCGCCAAGCCCGCCCCGGCCGCCACCCGCGTCAACTGATCCTGGAGGAAGCCGCGCCGCGCCTCACCCCGTGAGGCCCGGCGCGGCCAGGGACCCCCGGCCGGGGACGCGGGCCCCGGCCGGGCTAAACCCTTTTCCCGGGGCGTCCGATAAGCCTTTCGGAGCGGGCGGAAGCCCTTTCCGCGCAAAGCGTCCGGCATGCGGTATGCATTGATCCGGGCATGAAGAGAGCCGATCGGCCACGGCGGGAGGCGGCCATGAACAGACTGAGAACACTGAGACACTACCTGCAGCACAGGCTCAACCCGGCACACATCTATTGCAGGCTCTGCGAAATCGGTTTCGGCAGGCTCCAGGCCAGGAAGGTTTCGACCGTCTACGCCAGGTTCTACTCGCTCACCTGGCTCGGGTAGCCGCGCCTCCGGGCCGTCGCGCACGGCGGCCCCGCGCCCCTCGCCACCAAGGCCCGGGACGTTTCTTCCGACCCACCCTGGGTCCTTCCCTCCGGGCGGCCTTGTGGGTTATGCACCCTGCCCACGGCACGCGCCATCACATTCCAGGAGGGCCCCATGTACGTAGGCCTGAAGATGCTCAAGGATTTCCACCCCGTCACCCCGGCAACGCCCCTCTCCGAAGCCAGGAAAATCCTGGAAAAAGAGGAGTACTGGATGCTTCTCGTCACCGAGGGGGAGCGCCTGGCGGGCTACGTCCGCCACGAGGACCTGGCCGCCGCGCTGCCCTCCCTGGTCTCCACCCTGGAACGCCACGAGGCCAACTACCTCATCTCCAAGCTCACCGTGGGCATGGTCATGCGCCGCGACATCACTACCGTGCCCCCGGAAATGGAAATCGAGCAGGCCGCCCAGATCATGCACGACAAGAACCTGGCGGGCCTGGGCGTGGTGGACGAGAAGGGGCGGCTGGTGGGCTACATCAACCGCACCGTGATGCTCGAAGTGCTCGTGGAGGAGATGGGCCTGGCCCTGGGCGGCTCGCGCCTGGTCTTCGAGGTGGAGGACCGCGCGGGCGTCATCCTGGACGCGGCCGGTGTCATCGCGGCCCACGGCGCGAGCATCCTTTCCACCAGCACCTTCTTCCACAACGGACGGCGCATGGTGATCCTGCGCGTGAACGCCCTGGACGACGCGCCCATCCGCGCCGACCTGGAGGCCAAGGGCTACCGGCTGGAATCCGCGGCGGACTTTCGGCGCGAATGGGCCGAGGGAGCCTGATCGTGCGCCGCGCCCTCGCCGCCCTGACCCTGCTGGCCCTTCCGCTGGCATCGGCCCTTCCGGCCCAGGCCGCCATGCAGGCCGAACCCAAGGATTTCCTGGGCATCCCCTTCGCCAAACCCTACGAGCCCGACCGCACCTTCTCCTGCCAGCGCGATTCGGAAGAGGGCCTCAACTGCGCCCGCGCCACGGACCAGCTCGTCCTGCTGGGCGTGCCCCTGAAGAACCTGCGCTACGTCTTCATGCAGGGCTACCTCTACACCGTGGACGCCGAGGTGGCCGGGCGCGAAAACCACGACCGCCTGGTGGCGGAACTCACCGCGCGCCACGGCAAGCCCGAGACGCTCCAGGGCGGCATGCTCTCCTGGAGCGGAACCAACGTGGACATCCTTCTGCACTACGACGCCTCCCGCAAGACCGGCGAGGTGGACTACATCTACAAGAACATCCCCTGCGGACTCGAATGAGCCGTCCGAGGAGCGCCCCATGGTCCTGAAACTGATCCTGCGCGACACCGTGTTCTGGCTTATCCTGGCTGGTTGCGCCCTGGCCGTCGCCACGGGGGCGGCCCTGCGGCCCACCGGGCCGGGCAGCGAGGGCAAAGCCCCCCTGACCGGCCAGCCCGTGGTGGTCCACCCTGCGGACGACCCGGCCCTGGCGGGCATCGTCAACGGCACGTTCCCCAAGGTGGACGGGCAGCTCACCCTGGGGCAGGCCTTCTCGCGCTATCCGTGGTTCACCGGCCCCGCCAAGTGGATCGCCCGGGGGGCGGCCGCCTCGCGCACGGCCGTGGTCACGGTCCCCCTGCGCATGCCCCTGGAGGCCGAGGCCCTGGGCGCGGGTTCCGATTCCTACCGCGTGTTCTACGTGGCCGAGTTCGGCTACTCGGGGGATTTGAAGTCCTTCCGGCCCCTTTCGAGCGCCGTGGAGGTGCGCGACGCCGAAAACAAGCTGCGCGCCCGAGTGCCCGACCCCGAGTTCATCCTGGTGCGCCGTGTGATGCGCGGAGTGGAGCCCGGGGTGAGCCTCGGGAACGGCGTGGCCAAGGGGCGCTGATGGCGGGCATTCTCTGCGTGGACGTGGGCAGCGGCACCCAGGACGTGCTCTGCTGGCAGCCGGGGCTCTCCATCGAGAACTGCCCCAAGTTCGTGCTGCCCTCCCCGGCCAGGAGGGTGGGGGCGCGCATCCGGGAGCTCACGGCCCGGGGCGCGGGCGTCCACCTGTGCGGCGCCAACATGGGCGGCGGCTTCGTGCGCGCCGTGCGCGCCCACCTGCAGGCCGGACTCGGCGTGAGCGCCACGCCCCGGGCCGCCCTGGCCCTTACCGACGACCCCTCCACCCTGGAGGCGCGCATGGGCGTGCGCGTCCTGGAGCGCTGCCCCGAGGGGCACGTCCCCGTGCACCAGGCCGATTTCGACCCCGGCTTCTGGCAGGGCCTGCTGGCCCAGGCGGGCGTCGAGGCCCCGGACATGGTGCTGGCCTGCGCCCAGGACCACGGCTGCCACCCGGGGCAGTCCAGCCGCCTGGGGCGCTTCCGGCTTTGGGAGCGCTTCCTGGCCCAGGGGCCGGGGCGTCTCGCGGATCTGCTCTACGTGGAGGTTCCCGCGGAACTTACGCGGCTGGCCGAGCTCCAGGAGGCCATAGGCGGCGGCCCCGTCATGGACACAGGCCCGGCGGCCGCCCTGGGCGTGCTCCACGACCCCGAACTGGAGGCCCTGGTGGACGGCGAGGGCGCGCTGGTGGTGAACATGGGCAACAGCCACGTGCTGGGGCTTCTGGTGCGCTTCGGCCGCCTGCACGGGGTCTACGAGCACCACACCGGCATGCTGGAGGCCCCTGAACTGGCCCGTCAGCTGGAGCGCTTCCGCACCGGAGCGGTGGACTGCGCCGAGGTGTTCGGCGCGGGCGGGCACGGCTGCGCCTTCCACGGCGGCGGCGAGGCCTTCCGGGAGACGCTGGTGATCGGCCCCAGGCGCGCGGAGCTGGCCGGGCATCTCGCGGCGCGCTTCCCGGCCCCCCTGGGCGACATGATGCTCACGGGCTGCTTCGGGCTTCTCAAGGCCTGGCAGGAGCGGGGCAGGCCCACGGGCTGACCCGCCCCGCCTCGACGACTGCTAGCCGAAAGTGCACACGTACTGGGCCACCGCGCCCTCCACCACCATCTCGAAAGAGGTGTTGGCGGGCACGTTGAAGGCCTGTCCGGGGCCGTAGACCCCCCATTCGTCCTCGCCGTCCACCTTGGCGCGCACGCTGCCCGCCGTGATCTCCATGATCTCGGGGTCGGCGGTGGTGAAGGTGTAGGTCCCGGGCTGGCACACACCCAGGGAGCGGCGCACGCCCGAGGCGTCCCAGATGGAGTGGCTGACCACGTTGCCGTTGAAGAAGACGTTGGCCACGGCCTTGGCCTTGACGTTCTCGAAAAATTCCGGGCTTTTCATGGATGGACCTTCAAAGGTTGAGGGTTTGCGCGGGGGTTAAAGGCCGCAGTCGTAGCGGATGGGCGCGAAGAGGCCCTCCAGGAGCCTGCCCACCGTGAAGCGCGCGGTGTCCAGGGGAAAGGCCGGGGCGGGGTCTTCCCCCAGGAGCGCCGCGCCGCCTTGGAAGCGCACGCGCAGGGGCTTCACGTCCTGGACGCGTTCGTCGCAGAGATTGGGCACGCGCGTGGGGGCGAAGCGCCGGGGTTTGCCGTCCGGGAGCGCCGCCTCCACGGTGTTCATGGGCGTGGAAAGGGCCACGGGTTCGCCGTCCGGGCCGAACTCCAGGGAGCAGACGTCGCCGTGTATGCCCAGGGCGTCGGGGTCGAAAGCCTCCAGGATGCCGATGGGCGTGGGCACGGGGGTGAGCGCGGCGGGCTCGAAGGAGCGCAGCGCCCCGGACTCGTGGAAGGAGATGCCGATGCGCGCTTTCTGACGCCCCAGGGGCGTTTCGATCTCCACGCTCTCGCCCGGCCAGAGGGTCACGCTTTTCAGCGCCCCGCCCGGGAAGAACTGCACCCCCGCGATGCGGGCCGTGATGCTTCCGGCCGGTGTTTCCAGGGTGAGCGGGTCGTTGAGGGTGGCCTCCTCCTTCTCGGTCCAGTAGCCTGAGAGCTTGCCGTAGACCGGGAAGACCCGGCGCAGCTCGCCGTCCGGGTGGAAGCTCACGAATTCGGCCGGGAGCGGCCCCAGGGGGGTGGGAAGCACGGTGCGCTCCTCCAGGGCCATGGATTTGAGCGAACCGTCCGGATGGAACTCGATGGGGTGCACCTTGGGGCGGCGGGCGTCGTCGGTGGAGTGTTGCGCGTTCAGACGCCCCAGGGGCGTCTCCAGGGCGAGAGGGGCGGCCGGAACGCAGCCGATCAGCGCGCCGTCCGGGCCGTATTCGGGAAAGTCCACCGGCCCCAGGGGGCCGTAAAGGGTCTGCACGGTGAGCGTCATGGGATTCCTCGTTTGAAGATTCCGCGCATCCTAGCGGATTTGTCAAAAGAGGCAAACCACCCGCTTGGAGGGTCCCGCGGAAGGCCCCCGTTGTCGCCGCACGGGTTAATTCCCGCGAATCCGTGCAATTGTGGACGGTTGCCGTTGAAATACGTTTGACTTGCGGATATGGGGTTTTCATGCCCGGGAAGACCATACTTTTCGTGGCCCAAGCCCACGCGATCACGTCCCTGTTCCCCATGTTCAAAGGGGCGGGGATCGAGGCCGGCATCGCCGACAGCCTCCCGGGGGCCATGGCCTGGATGAAGAAGAACCGCCCCGCGGTGATCTTCACGCAGGCCAAGATCGGCGGGGCCTACCAGGCCGAGACGCTGCTCGCGGCGGCTCGCGAATCCGG
Encoded proteins:
- a CDS encoding polysaccharide deacetylase family protein, with the protein product MKRRNFLSFCAAAGACAVLPGMSLANVARPFPKGMVTFTFDDGIVSNHRYALPILKSRGQVATAGIVVSRMLSGNDDYMNVEHVRELAASGWEIASHSLTHSRPTQIPKTLAQEPVSGWHVDERDPARYQTQYEYERIAGLYQDGKPLTEAPSLEAMASCQGCYWLDRAIAELHVRPLRGGDPSTLDILAGSYQREMEQSKAMLLELGFDVDTYIAPHNYWTDDVEVLSRRSYARACTGRDSDNRPGTFNAHAIRRFMVHEKDSAQALARIITDHSLEHGGWVVFCFHGVGDKTGWEPYPADKLDQLSAWVAEQGIPMVTVREGAKAMQAARQNDTKQKTIAKKGS
- a CDS encoding glycosyltransferase, with the translated sequence MRKLKIAVGGYLVSFPLGGQVWMFLHYLKGLERLGHEVIFVEDTAEWALPFDPVKGYASADSAYGRGVIGQAFERLGLGDRWAYSTIFEGKHYGMSREAVDAFCESADLFLNVSGVIPLRESFMKAKVRAIIDTDPIFTQSKIAGDDWTRDYFKRHDVFFTWGRNIPTGSTGVELSGIDYIPTNVPIVLDLWPNVEGPGTGFTTIGNWDAQGRDIVHEGKKLSWRKCEKYERIIDLPGRLPGVTLDLTMSGMKEDAKRFAEHGWVVKNALELSRDIWNYHDYILGSTAEFTVAKEQNIQLKSGWFSDRSASYLASGRPVIVEDTGFGTYLPVGEGLVTFDGVDNAASAIEHVLSDYPRHRKAARAIAEEYFDSDKVLGDILTACGF
- the eboE gene encoding metabolite traffic protein EboE is translated as MSRQPVTYCTNIHPGESWAETFANLQAHTLRVKDRLSPDAPFPMGLRLSGRAARELDHAEALRFRDWMEEHGLCVSTVNGFPYGTFHAAPVKEQVYLPDWRDPARAAYTLRLAEFLALWLPEGDTGSVSTVPVGFRAGFDPAQEPLALEGLRGTLRALRELAQRTGRTVRLAVEPEPGCLVETTPQLAALRDRLELSPGLAPHFTACVDCCHQALQYEAPAETLAALARADLEIGHVQVSSALHLDGPDLTPLARFHEPVYLHQCAARLEDGAILRFDDLDKALAARPEGVESWRVHFHVPVFLRELPGCLSTRDYLEGFLPRVPGHVPLEVETYTFDVLPEELKEKDVVDSIEREIRWVEGHRG
- a CDS encoding 3-dehydroquinate synthase, which translates into the protein MSKTIRQALAVPYEFPVVFTRDAFDPENPALADILALAPGGPHRLAAVFDQGLLRAFPDLPERLEAYLRARPGALNVAPPLALPGGEAAKNDLSVFHATLEHIFAARLCRQSFLLVAGGGALLDAAGFAAATAHRGVRLIRMPSTALAQNDAGVGVKNAVNFFGRKNFLGTFAPPFAVLSDFAFLDGLPARERRAGLAEAVKIALIKDRAFFDRLHVQRDALGRFEPDPYEHSIERCAELHLEHIATSGDPFEFGSSRPLDFGHWSAHALEEASGGSLGHGEAVAVGVALDSVYSRLAGLLPEADLERILEVLPALGFTPWHAGLDSLDMEAALEAFREHLGGRLFLSLLTGIGSRVEVNAVDFALMRRASDQLRERFA
- a CDS encoding CBS domain-containing protein, with product MYVGLKMLKDFHPVTPATPLSEARKILEKEEYWMLLVTEGERLAGYVRHEDLAAALPSLVSTLERHEANYLISKLTVGMVMRRDITTVPPEMEIEQAAQIMHDKNLAGLGVVDEKGRLVGYINRTVMLEVLVEEMGLALGGSRLVFEVEDRAGVILDAAGVIAAHGASILSTSTFFHNGRRMVILRVNALDDAPIRADLEAKGYRLESAADFRREWAEGA
- a CDS encoding DUF1786 domain-containing protein, yielding MAGILCVDVGSGTQDVLCWQPGLSIENCPKFVLPSPARRVGARIRELTARGAGVHLCGANMGGGFVRAVRAHLQAGLGVSATPRAALALTDDPSTLEARMGVRVLERCPEGHVPVHQADFDPGFWQGLLAQAGVEAPDMVLACAQDHGCHPGQSSRLGRFRLWERFLAQGPGRLADLLYVEVPAELTRLAELQEAIGGGPVMDTGPAAALGVLHDPELEALVDGEGALVVNMGNSHVLGLLVRFGRLHGVYEHHTGMLEAPELARQLERFRTGAVDCAEVFGAGGHGCAFHGGGEAFRETLVIGPRRAELAGHLAARFPAPLGDMMLTGCFGLLKAWQERGRPTG
- the ppnP gene encoding pyrimidine/purine nucleoside phosphorylase: MKSPEFFENVKAKAVANVFFNGNVVSHSIWDASGVRRSLGVCQPGTYTFTTADPEIMEITAGSVRAKVDGEDEWGVYGPGQAFNVPANTSFEMVVEGAVAQYVCTFG